Proteins from a single region of Sphingomonas sp. FARSPH:
- a CDS encoding copper resistance protein B produces the protein MNRLTAALAATTMLGIAGPVAAQSMQGMDHSAMPGMTMPMPAKKKPVVKPTAKGKPAKTRSAPARRPSASTTKRRAAPTAGMNGMDHGTMPGMDHSSMPGMDHAAPQGSQQGMEAMPGMQMPGNGQTVPQGSQQPMQGMDHSAMPGMTMPADQHSGHDMQGMSGMAGMPGMAADGVQQTGTALPAGNAPAPPLPTDHAADSVYGADAMAMGRHHLQQHHGGQNFSQVLLNLAEYQFRNGRDGYRWDGEAWFGGDINRLFIKSEGEGAFREGIESAEVQALYSRTIGPYFNLQAGVRQDLGPSPKRTYATVGLEGLAPGFFELEGAVFLSNKGDLLGRLEGYYDQRITQRLILQPRAELNFAAQDVPENRIGSGLSNAELGLRLRYEIRREFAPYVGVSWDRRFGDTARYARADGDRATSKSIVAGVRVWF, from the coding sequence ATGAACCGGCTGACCGCGGCGCTCGCCGCCACCACCATGCTCGGCATCGCCGGTCCTGTCGCCGCTCAGTCGATGCAGGGCATGGATCATTCGGCAATGCCGGGCATGACCATGCCGATGCCTGCGAAAAAGAAGCCGGTGGTGAAGCCCACGGCCAAAGGCAAGCCGGCCAAGACTAGGTCAGCTCCTGCGAGGCGACCATCAGCTTCGACGACGAAACGCCGCGCCGCGCCAACGGCCGGCATGAATGGTATGGATCACGGGACCATGCCGGGCATGGATCACTCGTCTATGCCCGGCATGGACCATGCGGCTCCGCAGGGCTCACAGCAGGGCATGGAAGCCATGCCGGGGATGCAGATGCCCGGAAACGGCCAAACGGTCCCTCAGGGCTCCCAGCAGCCGATGCAGGGCATGGACCATTCGGCGATGCCGGGGATGACCATGCCAGCCGACCAGCACAGCGGCCACGACATGCAGGGCATGTCGGGAATGGCCGGAATGCCAGGCATGGCGGCCGATGGGGTGCAGCAGACTGGCACCGCGCTTCCCGCAGGAAACGCCCCCGCCCCGCCCCTGCCGACCGACCATGCGGCCGACAGCGTTTACGGCGCGGACGCGATGGCGATGGGTCGCCATCACCTTCAGCAGCATCACGGCGGTCAAAACTTCAGCCAGGTGCTATTGAACCTCGCTGAGTATCAATTCCGCAACGGTCGTGACGGCTATCGCTGGGATGGCGAGGCGTGGTTCGGGGGTGACATCAACCGCCTCTTCATCAAGTCTGAGGGCGAGGGAGCCTTCCGCGAGGGCATCGAGAGCGCCGAGGTGCAGGCGCTCTATAGCCGGACCATTGGCCCTTATTTCAATCTACAAGCGGGTGTCCGCCAGGATTTGGGGCCGTCCCCGAAACGCACCTATGCGACCGTCGGGCTGGAGGGGCTGGCACCGGGCTTCTTCGAGCTAGAGGGCGCGGTATTCCTGTCCAACAAGGGCGACCTGCTAGGGCGGCTTGAGGGCTATTACGACCAGCGCATCACCCAGCGGCTGATCCTGCAACCGCGCGCCGAGCTCAATTTCGCTGCGCAGGACGTGCCGGAAAACCGGATCGGATCGGGCCTATCCAACGCCGAGCTTGGATTGCGGCTGCGTTATGAGATCCGGCGCGAGTTCGCCCCCTATGTCGGCGTGTCATGGGATCGCCGCTTCGGCGACACCGCCCGCTACGCGCGCGCCGATGGGGATCGCGCAACGTCCAAGAGCATCGTCGCCGGCGTTCGTGTCTGGTTCTGA
- a CDS encoding efflux RND transporter periplasmic adaptor subunit, translating into MSDTTITRARLVTAVSALVLVAGGVGFGLAKLGTSSAADQTASPAPQKKILYWYDPMIPGERHDGPGLSSMGMKLIPRYADEGAGGSAAPGVAIDPASLQRLGARIVTVERGSLSNSASATGSIEFNDRNVAVVQARSGGFVQRVYARAPGDVVPAGAPLADILVPEWAGAQAEYLAVRRTGDAGLTRAARERLLLLGMPAGSIASAEWRGRPQGVTTISTPVGGVIKTLGVRQGMTVAQGQTLAEVNGLATVWLNAAVPEALAGNLRIGTPVIATLAAFPGESFRGRIAAILPQAEAASRTLTIRVELPNRAGRLRPGMFASVALDQGSRDALLVPSEAVIRTGRRTLVMLAGPGGRFRPAEVRTGAEGGGKTEIVAGLTEGEKVVASGQFLIDSEASLAGLDARPIGVEASPATKPAVKPTASIYETVGSIEAIDRSSVTLSHQPVPAIGWPAMTMTFRVADPALVRGYRKGERVRFGFDQPADGPTLRRMTREAGR; encoded by the coding sequence ATGAGCGACACTACCATTACCCGCGCCCGCCTTGTCACCGCGGTAAGCGCGCTGGTGCTGGTCGCAGGGGGCGTGGGCTTCGGGCTCGCGAAACTTGGCACGTCCTCGGCTGCCGATCAAACGGCATCCCCAGCCCCGCAGAAGAAGATCCTCTACTGGTATGATCCGATGATCCCGGGGGAGCGGCACGACGGCCCGGGTCTCTCGTCGATGGGGATGAAACTGATCCCCCGCTATGCCGACGAGGGCGCAGGCGGTAGCGCCGCACCGGGCGTAGCGATCGATCCGGCCAGCCTCCAGCGGCTCGGCGCGCGGATCGTCACGGTCGAACGCGGATCGTTGTCAAACTCGGCCTCGGCAACCGGCAGCATCGAGTTCAATGACCGCAACGTTGCGGTCGTGCAGGCACGCAGCGGCGGCTTCGTTCAGCGCGTCTATGCGCGCGCGCCAGGCGATGTCGTGCCGGCAGGCGCCCCGCTCGCCGATATCCTTGTGCCCGAATGGGCGGGCGCGCAGGCGGAGTATCTCGCCGTGCGCCGCACCGGGGATGCCGGGCTCACGCGGGCGGCACGAGAGCGCCTGTTGCTTCTCGGGATGCCCGCCGGATCGATTGCATCGGCGGAGTGGCGCGGCCGACCGCAAGGTGTGACGACGATCAGCACGCCCGTGGGGGGCGTCATCAAGACGCTCGGCGTCCGACAGGGGATGACGGTCGCGCAAGGACAGACACTGGCGGAGGTGAACGGCCTCGCCACCGTGTGGCTGAACGCGGCTGTCCCTGAGGCCCTCGCAGGAAACCTGCGGATCGGCACGCCCGTCATCGCCACGCTGGCGGCTTTCCCGGGCGAAAGCTTCAGGGGCCGCATCGCTGCGATCCTGCCCCAGGCCGAGGCAGCGAGCCGCACGCTCACAATCCGCGTCGAGCTCCCCAACCGTGCCGGCCGGTTGCGCCCCGGTATGTTCGCCAGCGTGGCGCTCGACCAGGGGAGCCGCGATGCACTCCTTGTTCCGAGTGAGGCCGTGATCCGGACCGGCCGGCGCACACTCGTCATGTTGGCAGGGCCGGGTGGACGCTTTCGACCCGCCGAGGTTCGCACTGGCGCAGAAGGCGGCGGCAAAACCGAGATAGTCGCCGGCCTGACCGAGGGTGAGAAGGTTGTCGCGTCGGGCCAGTTCCTGATCGACTCCGAAGCGAGCCTCGCTGGCCTCGATGCGCGTCCGATTGGTGTCGAAGCGTCACCCGCAACAAAGCCGGCCGTGAAACCCACCGCGTCGATCTACGAGACGGTCGGCAGCATCGAGGCGATCGATCGCAGTTCCGTCACCCTGTCCCATCAGCCCGTTCCGGCGATCGGCTGGCCGGCCATGACAATGACGTTCCGCGTCGCCGATCCCGCGTTGGTGCGTGGGTATCGCAAGGGTGAGCGGGTGCGGTTCGGCTTTGATCAACCCGCCGATGGTCCAACGCTGCGCCGCATGACGCGCGAGGCTGGGCGATGA
- a CDS encoding c-type cytochrome, which yields MEEQMAQDGRRSIRQHFPSLPFVGALAIVLALGAAAFIYLGVYNIAADEPHTPAVYSMLERLRDRSIEARARGITPPADLASAQRVSVGAGLYGEMCSGCHLGPGVEKSEMSQGLYPQAPELARAQDLTPAQQFWIIKHGVKLSAMPAWGKTHPDPLIWNMVAFVRKLPGMTPEQYKALVASAPADHDEMMKDMPGMK from the coding sequence ATGGAGGAACAGATGGCTCAAGACGGCAGGCGCTCGATAAGGCAGCACTTCCCGAGCCTGCCGTTCGTAGGCGCCCTGGCGATCGTCCTGGCGCTGGGCGCAGCCGCGTTTATCTACCTTGGCGTGTATAACATCGCGGCCGACGAACCGCACACGCCGGCGGTCTATTCAATGCTCGAACGCCTGCGCGATCGGTCGATTGAGGCACGCGCGCGCGGCATAACACCCCCGGCCGATCTGGCATCGGCGCAGCGCGTGTCAGTCGGCGCGGGCCTTTACGGAGAAATGTGTTCCGGTTGCCATCTCGGCCCCGGCGTCGAGAAATCCGAGATGAGCCAGGGCCTCTATCCACAGGCGCCGGAACTCGCGCGCGCTCAAGATCTCACCCCCGCCCAGCAATTCTGGATCATCAAGCACGGGGTGAAGCTCAGCGCCATGCCGGCATGGGGCAAGACGCATCCCGACCCCCTAATTTGGAATATGGTCGCGTTCGTCCGCAAGCTCCCCGGCATGACGCCCGAACAGTATAAGGCACTGGTCGCGAGCGCCCCGGCCGATCACGACGAGATGATGAAGGACATGCCGGGTATGAAGTGA
- a CDS encoding IS5 family transposase has translation MGWTETARREHDRSRLRYTSDCTDAEWAIIAPLLARTTKVGRPRLHRARDLWNAIQYLAATGCQWAQLPRDFPPFTTVQYHFYRMRDSGLLDAINAVLVAGVRIAEGREAEPTAGIIDSQSVKTTEAGGPRGYDAGKKIKGRKRHIATDTAGNLLDGLVLSADIQDRDGAPDLIERCRDAYPSLSRFFADGGYAGQKLAAAIAHIDHLAIEIVRRSDAHRFVVLPRRWVVERTIAWLNRCRRLAKDWEASVASAEAWLIIASIRRMTRRIAKLEL, from the coding sequence ATGGGCTGGACCGAAACCGCTCGTCGCGAGCATGACAGAAGTAGGCTGCGTTACACAAGCGACTGCACCGATGCGGAATGGGCGATCATTGCGCCGCTGCTGGCTCGAACGACGAAGGTGGGCCGCCCGCGCCTGCACCGGGCACGGGATCTGTGGAACGCGATCCAGTACCTTGCCGCGACGGGATGCCAGTGGGCGCAACTGCCCCGGGACTTTCCCCCGTTCACGACCGTGCAGTACCATTTCTACCGGATGCGCGACAGCGGCCTGCTCGATGCGATCAACGCGGTGCTGGTAGCCGGAGTACGGATTGCCGAAGGGCGCGAGGCAGAACCGACTGCGGGCATCATCGACAGCCAGTCGGTCAAGACCACCGAAGCGGGTGGGCCGCGCGGCTATGATGCCGGCAAGAAGATCAAGGGCCGCAAGCGCCATATCGCGACCGACACGGCCGGCAACCTCCTCGACGGACTGGTGCTCTCCGCTGACATCCAGGACCGCGACGGCGCACCGGACCTCATCGAACGCTGTCGCGACGCCTATCCGTCCCTGAGCCGTTTCTTCGCCGATGGCGGCTATGCCGGGCAGAAACTGGCCGCCGCTATCGCGCATATCGACCACCTCGCCATCGAGATCGTCCGGCGTTCCGATGCCCACCGCTTCGTCGTCCTGCCCCGGCGCTGGGTCGTCGAGCGCACCATCGCATGGCTCAACCGATGTCGGCGTCTCGCCAAAGATTGGGAGGCGTCCGTCGCCTCCGCCGAAGCCTGGCTCATCATCGCTTCCATCAGGCGCATGACACGCCGTATCGCAAAACTCGAATTATGA
- a CDS encoding DUF411 domain-containing protein yields the protein MMKNGVRGAVAALLMTIPAVASAAADIAMHRDPGCGCCEKWAAQVRQQFGRKVQIIDDDRREVLQRKIGLPADLASCHTAIIDGMAFEGHVPIADMKRALAQHPKGVRGLAVAGMPMGSPGMEVPGMRTQPYDVIAFGAAGRRVFASHGA from the coding sequence ATGATGAAGAATGGTGTTCGTGGCGCCGTCGCCGCCTTGCTAATGACCATCCCAGCGGTCGCATCGGCCGCGGCCGACATCGCCATGCACCGCGATCCGGGTTGCGGCTGTTGCGAGAAATGGGCGGCGCAGGTGCGTCAGCAGTTCGGCCGCAAGGTCCAGATCATCGACGATGATCGCCGTGAGGTGCTGCAGCGTAAGATCGGCCTGCCCGCTGACCTCGCGTCCTGCCATACCGCGATCATCGACGGCATGGCGTTTGAGGGACATGTCCCGATCGCGGACATGAAGCGCGCGCTGGCCCAGCATCCTAAAGGCGTGCGCGGCTTGGCCGTGGCCGGAATGCCGATGGGCTCACCGGGCATGGAGGTGCCCGGCATGAGAACCCAGCCCTATGACGTCATTGCGTTCGGTGCCGCTGGCCGGCGTGTCTTTGCTAGCCACGGCGCCTAA
- a CDS encoding PepSY domain-containing protein, translated as MVLKSAKLRLHLLASRTHKWLAIIIGAQLLLWFASGALMSFLPIDRVHGDHLVDRKAAAPLPRGSTFAPPSAIVGAADAPIEAITYRMWLGRPVAEVATAKGTRLFDAATGQALPAPTAREAEEIARLAWRGGARPAAKVERIERASPEYRGTLPAWRVAFADLDSTRVFVAADTGRISAVRTGTWRLYDFFWGLHIMDWTNHENFNTPWLLAFAIGGLALWLGGAVLLYMRWPKTRRRNIVIEA; from the coding sequence GTGGTTCTGAAAAGCGCGAAACTGAGGCTGCATCTACTCGCGAGCCGCACGCACAAATGGCTCGCGATCATCATCGGCGCGCAGCTCCTGCTATGGTTCGCAAGCGGCGCCCTGATGAGCTTCCTGCCGATCGATCGGGTGCATGGCGATCACCTCGTTGACCGCAAAGCCGCGGCGCCCCTTCCCCGCGGCAGCACGTTCGCCCCACCATCGGCGATCGTAGGCGCAGCAGATGCGCCCATCGAGGCCATCACCTATCGCATGTGGCTTGGCCGCCCGGTCGCCGAGGTCGCGACAGCCAAGGGAACGCGCCTGTTCGACGCCGCGACGGGCCAAGCGCTGCCAGCACCAACGGCTCGTGAGGCCGAGGAGATCGCGCGTTTGGCATGGCGTGGCGGTGCTCGACCAGCGGCGAAGGTAGAGCGGATCGAGCGCGCCAGCCCCGAATATCGCGGCACGCTCCCCGCCTGGCGCGTCGCGTTCGCCGACCTCGATTCCACCCGCGTCTTTGTCGCGGCGGACACCGGTCGGATCTCGGCTGTCCGAACCGGCACTTGGCGGCTCTACGACTTCTTCTGGGGCCTTCACATCATGGATTGGACGAATCACGAGAACTTCAACACGCCCTGGCTGCTCGCCTTCGCGATCGGTGGGCTTGCGCTTTGGTTAGGGGGGGCAGTGCTTCTCTACATGCGATGGCCCAAAACGCGGCGTCGCAACATCGTGATCGAGGCATAA
- a CDS encoding TolC family protein, with translation MRASMMLAVAALTTSAAHAQTLTYDQALRDAVANAPGAVAGRAGVSAAQADARAAGSLPDPRVSIGIENYPVSGPPAFSLSRDDMTMGRVGFQQDLPNLAKRHAAQAQARAVIATAEASQATKLREVRLGAGQAWIDLAYAERRLAALDTVLLFLRSLPSAARAAVTTGSVRPGQTLTTDQEIAALDDRRDELMAAVARARAMLARWTGVSAPEIAGDMPAIDLAPARLRDALSLHSDMVLAEAGIQRAQADVDAARAEKRPDWGVEVAYQRRDPRYGDMVSAGVSMSLPLFARSRQNPRIEARKSAQAQAEAAREETRRTLAADLEAALADHQMHHSQWQRARDVLLPLARKRADLEIASYSAGRASLADAIEAKTALADAELTVLDREALVAADSVRLTITFGSADR, from the coding sequence ATGCGCGCATCCATGATGCTCGCGGTCGCCGCGCTCACGACGAGCGCCGCGCACGCGCAGACACTTACCTATGACCAAGCGCTGCGCGATGCGGTTGCCAACGCCCCGGGAGCGGTTGCCGGTCGCGCGGGGGTCAGCGCCGCCCAAGCCGATGCACGTGCGGCGGGAAGCCTTCCGGACCCCCGTGTGTCGATCGGAATCGAGAATTATCCTGTCTCTGGGCCACCCGCCTTCTCCCTATCCAGAGACGACATGACGATGGGGCGTGTCGGTTTCCAACAGGACCTACCCAACCTTGCCAAGCGTCATGCCGCGCAAGCGCAGGCACGCGCCGTGATCGCAACGGCAGAAGCATCGCAAGCGACCAAGCTCCGGGAGGTGCGATTGGGAGCGGGGCAGGCATGGATCGACCTTGCTTATGCCGAGCGTCGACTAGCTGCCCTCGACACCGTTCTGCTATTCCTTCGATCTCTCCCTTCCGCTGCGCGGGCCGCCGTGACGACCGGTTCGGTCCGCCCTGGTCAGACACTGACGACCGATCAGGAGATCGCGGCACTCGACGACCGCCGCGACGAGTTGATGGCCGCCGTTGCGCGCGCCCGCGCGATGCTGGCTCGCTGGACCGGCGTATCGGCGCCCGAGATTGCCGGCGATATGCCCGCGATCGATCTGGCTCCGGCGCGGCTGCGGGACGCGCTCAGCCTTCACTCCGACATGGTTCTCGCCGAGGCCGGTATTCAGCGCGCGCAGGCCGACGTGGATGCGGCGCGAGCGGAGAAGCGACCCGATTGGGGGGTAGAGGTAGCTTATCAACGCCGTGACCCCCGGTATGGCGACATGGTGTCGGCGGGAGTTTCGATGAGCCTGCCGCTGTTCGCTCGATCGCGTCAGAACCCGCGCATCGAAGCCCGCAAATCCGCACAGGCGCAGGCCGAGGCCGCGCGCGAAGAAACCCGGCGCACATTGGCAGCCGATCTGGAGGCCGCGCTGGCGGACCACCAAATGCATCACAGCCAATGGCAGCGCGCGCGCGACGTGCTCCTTCCGCTCGCTCGGAAGCGAGCCGATCTGGAGATAGCGAGCTACTCTGCCGGTCGCGCGAGTCTTGCGGATGCCATCGAAGCCAAGACCGCGCTCGCCGACGCCGAGCTGACCGTGCTCGACCGTGAGGCGCTCGTCGCCGCAGACTCTGTCCGCCTCACCATTACCTTCGGGAGCGCCGATCGATGA
- a CDS encoding copper-binding protein, with amino-acid sequence MKATFSMRAAFMLLVTPIAASALAQGSRPAASAVKSGSGSGTITAVDAKGGTVTIKHGPIPTIGWPAMTMTFRASPPTLLKGLRSGQRVAFTAKAKGMTAEVTAISPH; translated from the coding sequence ATGAAAGCCACTTTCTCCATGCGCGCCGCATTCATGCTACTAGTCACGCCGATCGCAGCGAGCGCTCTTGCTCAAGGCAGCAGGCCGGCTGCATCGGCTGTAAAATCCGGCAGCGGATCGGGGACGATCACTGCCGTCGACGCGAAAGGTGGAACCGTAACCATCAAGCACGGCCCGATCCCGACGATCGGCTGGCCCGCAATGACGATGACCTTCCGGGCATCCCCCCCGACCCTGCTCAAGGGACTGCGGTCGGGGCAGCGGGTCGCATTCACCGCCAAGGCGAAGGGTATGACGGCAGAAGTTACGGCGATCAGCCCGCATTGA
- a CDS encoding DUF305 domain-containing protein: MRFAPTFAALALLATPALAQQSGGMQGMNHGQMAGMNHDDMAGMMAGNPYGQAEMDMHQKMMAAKQGDAAEMWTRKMIEHHRGAIAMSRVAVRDARDAETKRMAQMTITKQEKDIAELQAWLSKHGKRPQ; the protein is encoded by the coding sequence ATGCGCTTCGCACCAACATTCGCAGCTTTGGCGCTGCTCGCCACGCCCGCCCTCGCGCAGCAGAGCGGCGGAATGCAGGGCATGAACCACGGTCAGATGGCCGGCATGAACCACGACGACATGGCGGGCATGATGGCCGGCAATCCCTACGGCCAGGCCGAGATGGACATGCATCAGAAGATGATGGCGGCCAAGCAGGGCGACGCGGCCGAAATGTGGACGCGCAAGATGATCGAGCATCACCGAGGCGCCATCGCCATGTCGCGCGTTGCGGTGCGTGACGCGCGCGACGCCGAGACCAAGCGCATGGCGCAGATGACGATCACGAAACAGGAAAAGGATATTGCCGAGCTGCAGGCGTGGCTCAGCAAGCACGGCAAGCGCCCGCAATAA
- a CDS encoding efflux RND transporter permease subunit, which yields MIAAIIRWSVANRFLVVLAAIALAMAGVFAMRATPVDALPDLSDTQVIIRTSWPGQAPQIVENQVTYPLTTTMLSVPGAKTVRGYSFFGDSYVYVLFEDGTDLYWARSRVLEYLSQVQGRLPQGAQAALGPDATGVGWVYEYTLLDRTGRRDLSQLRSLQDWFLRYELKTLPGVAEVASIGGMVKQYQVLLDPTRLAAFGVTHTQAVDAIRRANQEAGGSVLELGEAEYMVRASGYLRTVDDFRAIPLKVAGAGVPVTLGDVASIQIGPEMRRGIAELNGEGEVAGGVVILRQGKNARQTIEAVKAKLAELKASLPPGVEIVTTYDRSQLIDRAVENLTGKLIEEFVVVAIICGLFLWHVRSALVAIVTLPLGVLAALLVMRVQGVNANIMSLGGIAIAIGAMVDAAIVMIENAHKRIERWEHDHPGVALAGEERWRVITEAAAEVGPALFFSLVIITLSFVPVFTLEAQEGRLFAPLAFTKSYAMAAAAILSVTLVPVLMGWLIRGRIPAENDNIINRVLTRAYRPALDRVLARPWAAIGIAALVLATTAWPLTRLGGEFIPTMDEGDLLYMPSALPGLSAASASALLQRTDRLIKTVPEVKTVFGKAGRAETATDPAPLEMFETTIQFKPRDQWRAGMTPAKLVEELDRTVRVPGLTNVWVPPIRNRIDMLATGIKSPIGVKVSGSNLSELDRIAGSIERVARTVPGVSSALAERLTGGRYVDVDIDRVTAGRYGLNIADVQEIVSGAIGGETIGQTVEGLARYPISVRYPRELRDSLEGLRTLPIVTASGQQITLGTVASVSIAEGPPMLKTENGRLSTWVYVDVRGRDLASTVADLRRAVGKDVRLSPGVSIAYSGQFEYLQRAEARLMLVVPATLAIIFLLLYLTFGRLDEAALIMGTLPFALTGGIWTLWLLGYAQSVATGVGFIALAGVSAEFGVVMLIYLKHALAERGPSPSGEQVSEAIREGALLRVRPKAMTVAVIVAGLFPVLIGHGAGSEVMSRIAAPMIGGMLTAPFLSMFILPAAYLLLRRRASTRPERKI from the coding sequence ATGATTGCCGCGATCATCCGCTGGTCGGTCGCGAACCGCTTCCTCGTCGTCCTGGCGGCCATCGCGCTCGCCATGGCCGGGGTGTTCGCAATGCGTGCCACCCCCGTCGATGCGCTCCCCGACCTGTCCGACACGCAGGTCATCATCCGCACGAGCTGGCCGGGCCAAGCCCCGCAGATCGTCGAGAACCAGGTGACGTATCCGCTCACCACGACGATGCTGTCCGTGCCTGGCGCGAAAACCGTGCGCGGCTATTCGTTCTTCGGCGACAGCTACGTCTATGTCCTCTTCGAGGATGGGACCGACCTCTATTGGGCGCGCTCACGCGTGCTGGAGTATCTGAGCCAGGTGCAGGGACGGCTTCCCCAAGGCGCGCAGGCCGCGCTGGGTCCTGATGCGACGGGGGTCGGCTGGGTCTATGAATACACGCTGTTGGACCGCACCGGCCGCCGTGACCTGTCGCAGCTCCGATCCTTGCAGGACTGGTTCCTACGTTATGAACTGAAAACGCTGCCCGGCGTTGCGGAGGTGGCGAGCATCGGCGGAATGGTGAAGCAATATCAGGTGCTGCTCGACCCGACGCGGCTCGCCGCATTCGGTGTCACGCACACTCAGGCCGTCGATGCCATTCGCCGCGCCAATCAGGAGGCCGGCGGGTCCGTCCTCGAGCTGGGCGAAGCCGAATATATGGTGCGCGCGTCAGGTTACTTGCGCACCGTCGACGATTTCCGCGCGATCCCGCTCAAGGTCGCCGGTGCCGGCGTCCCCGTTACCTTGGGCGACGTCGCGTCGATCCAGATCGGCCCCGAGATGCGCCGCGGCATCGCCGAGCTGAACGGCGAAGGCGAGGTCGCGGGCGGAGTCGTCATCCTGCGTCAGGGCAAGAATGCACGGCAGACGATCGAAGCCGTCAAGGCCAAGCTCGCGGAACTGAAAGCGAGCCTTCCCCCCGGCGTCGAGATCGTCACCACCTATGACCGCTCGCAATTGATCGACCGCGCGGTGGAGAATTTGACGGGCAAGCTGATCGAGGAGTTCGTCGTCGTCGCGATCATCTGCGGGTTGTTTCTGTGGCATGTCCGGTCTGCGCTGGTCGCGATCGTCACCTTGCCTCTGGGGGTGCTCGCGGCCTTGCTCGTCATGCGTGTGCAGGGGGTGAACGCCAACATCATGTCTTTGGGCGGTATCGCCATCGCGATCGGCGCGATGGTCGATGCCGCGATCGTGATGATCGAGAACGCGCACAAGCGGATCGAGCGATGGGAACACGACCATCCGGGCGTGGCGCTGGCGGGCGAGGAACGCTGGCGCGTCATCACCGAGGCCGCGGCCGAGGTCGGGCCGGCGCTGTTCTTCAGCCTCGTCATCATCACGCTGTCGTTCGTGCCGGTGTTCACGCTCGAAGCGCAGGAGGGACGGCTGTTCGCCCCGCTCGCCTTCACCAAGAGCTATGCGATGGCGGCAGCGGCGATCCTGTCGGTAACGCTCGTGCCGGTCCTGATGGGATGGCTGATCCGGGGACGCATTCCGGCCGAGAACGACAACATTATCAACCGCGTGCTCACCCGTGCCTATCGCCCGGCGCTCGACCGCGTGTTGGCGCGGCCTTGGGCGGCGATCGGCATCGCCGCCCTGGTACTGGCGACGACGGCATGGCCGCTGACCCGATTGGGTGGCGAGTTCATCCCGACGATGGATGAGGGCGATCTGCTCTACATGCCGTCCGCGCTTCCCGGCCTTTCGGCCGCGAGCGCCTCGGCCCTGCTCCAGCGCACAGACCGGCTGATAAAAACCGTTCCCGAGGTCAAAACCGTGTTCGGCAAAGCCGGGCGCGCCGAGACCGCGACCGACCCGGCACCGCTCGAGATGTTCGAGACGACCATCCAATTCAAGCCGCGCGATCAATGGCGCGCGGGGATGACGCCGGCAAAGCTGGTGGAGGAGCTGGACCGCACAGTGCGCGTGCCCGGCCTCACGAACGTATGGGTGCCTCCGATCCGCAATCGGATCGATATGCTCGCGACCGGCATCAAGAGTCCCATCGGGGTGAAAGTGTCGGGGTCCAACCTCTCCGAGCTGGACCGCATCGCCGGCAGCATCGAACGTGTCGCCAGGACCGTGCCGGGCGTCAGCTCGGCATTGGCAGAACGGTTGACCGGAGGCCGCTATGTCGATGTCGATATCGATCGGGTGACCGCGGGGCGCTACGGTCTCAACATCGCCGATGTGCAGGAGATTGTGTCCGGCGCGATCGGCGGCGAGACGATCGGCCAGACGGTGGAGGGCCTTGCCCGCTACCCGATCAGCGTCCGCTACCCCCGCGAGCTGCGTGACAGTCTGGAGGGACTGCGAACGCTCCCAATCGTCACCGCATCGGGTCAGCAGATCACACTCGGCACCGTCGCATCCGTGTCGATCGCGGAAGGTCCACCGATGCTCAAGACGGAAAATGGTCGACTCTCGACATGGGTCTATGTCGACGTGCGCGGGCGCGACCTGGCCTCCACGGTCGCCGATCTGCGCCGTGCTGTTGGCAAAGATGTTCGGCTCAGCCCCGGCGTCTCGATCGCCTATTCCGGACAATTCGAGTATCTGCAGCGTGCCGAGGCTCGGTTGATGCTCGTCGTGCCGGCGACACTCGCGATCATCTTCCTTCTCCTCTACCTTACCTTCGGTCGCCTCGACGAGGCGGCGCTTATCATGGGCACACTGCCCTTCGCGCTGACCGGCGGCATCTGGACATTATGGCTGCTCGGCTATGCGCAATCGGTCGCCACAGGTGTCGGGTTCATCGCGCTCGCCGGCGTGTCGGCGGAGTTCGGCGTCGTCATGCTGATCTACCTGAAACACGCATTGGCCGAGCGCGGGCCGTCACCGTCGGGCGAGCAAGTATCGGAAGCGATCAGGGAGGGCGCGCTGTTGCGGGTACGTCCCAAGGCGATGACCGTCGCTGTCATCGTCGCCGGGCTGTTCCCCGTGCTGATCGGGCATGGCGCCGGATCGGAGGTGATGAGCCGGATCGCCGCGCCGATGATCGGTGGAATGCTGACCGCCCCTTTCCTCTCCATGTTCATCCTGCCAGCCGCCTACTTGCTCTTGCGGCGGCGAGCTTCAACCCGCCCCGAAAGGAAGATCTGA